Proteins found in one Nostoc sp. NIES-3756 genomic segment:
- a CDS encoding DUF3685 domain-containing protein: MSDRPLQLLLVDQDPIFRLGLRVALEAIPNLQVVSEAQTDTAALQILAQFAQINPNQVDLVILELGNSRSIDSQQQGLQLCQQLKATYPTLPILLLSSISEAGILMAAKAAGVQGYCAKGTPVAELVTAIEAVAVGNSYWLTERVNRENPSVVTPAPRFPLAQWRQNLRLSGMSYIDAALLEVTAQLQIPGLPILERAVLAGRRRELLASRWLVNQLLTLPQEKQQPSTPTVSQSQPIIPPPTPSLTISNSQRTSTSSPLLSPRALQANLFASCINKLQFPLQNVSPAVLEIDILREDKKRELLYLILQKLAQQLDALRNAQITINQLSDLAPVILYDLWQAVITDFFGKFSRVQVGNRSLEIVTVLLQNPGVVQTAIINKIPLVFELLSYLLFQTDLIVEHTSYPAGSSEANFHAEILLENLLIQLANSVMQPLLNYLADVEEIKQDFYIKTLMSTRELERFRNDLSWKYRLNNYVNEAKAIFESRYELLVFAPRGIAQISIYAPRNTELAQLSGLPLAVTLGLEFRDAIAPRLQSLLSIVGSGIVFVLTQIVGRGLGLIGRGILQGIGSVSLDKNFKRNKGKGER, translated from the coding sequence ATGAGCGATCGCCCTTTACAATTATTATTAGTAGATCAAGACCCCATCTTCCGCCTTGGATTACGGGTAGCGTTGGAAGCAATACCTAATTTACAAGTAGTATCGGAAGCACAAACAGATACAGCAGCTTTACAAATACTTGCCCAATTTGCTCAAATTAACCCCAATCAAGTGGACTTGGTAATTTTAGAATTGGGGAATAGTCGCTCAATTGATAGTCAGCAACAAGGTTTACAACTCTGTCAACAATTAAAAGCTACATACCCGACACTACCAATTTTGCTTCTCAGTTCAATTTCAGAAGCGGGAATACTTATGGCAGCAAAAGCGGCGGGTGTCCAAGGTTACTGTGCTAAAGGAACTCCGGTGGCTGAATTAGTCACAGCTATAGAAGCAGTCGCGGTTGGTAATTCCTACTGGTTGACTGAAAGGGTAAATAGAGAAAATCCTTCCGTTGTTACACCTGCGCCTCGTTTTCCTTTAGCTCAGTGGCGGCAAAACTTGCGTTTATCGGGGATGAGTTATATTGATGCTGCTCTTTTAGAAGTTACAGCACAACTACAAATTCCTGGCTTACCAATATTAGAAAGAGCAGTTCTGGCAGGGAGGCGACGAGAACTATTAGCCAGTCGTTGGTTAGTGAATCAATTGCTAACTTTACCCCAAGAAAAACAGCAACCATCAACCCCTACAGTTTCCCAATCTCAGCCTATAATACCTCCACCAACTCCTAGTCTTACCATCTCCAATTCACAACGGACATCAACATCGTCGCCACTCCTCAGTCCCAGAGCTTTACAAGCTAATTTATTTGCCTCTTGTATTAACAAGTTGCAATTTCCTTTGCAAAACGTTTCACCTGCCGTTTTAGAAATTGATATCTTACGTGAGGACAAGAAACGAGAATTACTATATCTAATTCTGCAAAAACTAGCCCAACAATTAGATGCTTTACGTAATGCCCAAATTACAATCAATCAGTTATCAGATTTAGCACCTGTAATCTTATATGATTTATGGCAAGCAGTAATTACAGATTTCTTTGGTAAATTTTCTAGAGTACAAGTAGGCAACCGCAGCCTAGAAATTGTCACAGTCTTATTGCAGAATCCCGGCGTTGTACAAACAGCGATTATTAATAAAATTCCTTTAGTATTTGAATTATTATCTTATTTGCTATTTCAAACAGATTTAATAGTCGAGCATACCTCTTACCCAGCAGGTAGCTCTGAAGCTAATTTCCACGCAGAGATATTATTAGAAAATTTATTAATTCAATTAGCAAATAGTGTAATGCAACCACTATTAAATTATTTAGCAGATGTAGAAGAAATTAAACAAGACTTCTATATCAAGACATTAATGTCTACACGAGAACTGGAACGTTTTAGAAATGATTTATCGTGGAAATATCGGTTAAATAATTACGTCAACGAAGCCAAAGCAATTTTTGAAAGCCGCTACGAACTTTTAGTTTTTGCACCCCGTGGTATTGCCCAAATTTCCATTTACGCTCCCCGTAACACAGAACTAGCACAACTTTCTGGACTACCTTTAGCAGTAACATTAGGACTAGAATTTCGAGATGCGATCGCTCCTCGTTTACAATCCCTATTATCTATTGTCGGCAGTGGTATTGTCTTTGTGCTGACACAAATAGTAGGACGCGGTTTAGGCCTGATTGGTCGTGGTATTCTCCAAGGTATTGGTAGCGTTTCTTTAGATAAGAATTTTAAGCGCAATAAGGGGAAAGGGGAGAGATAA
- a CDS encoding peptidoglycan-binding domain-containing protein: MSFKIEALQLPTLQRGSEGRNVTVWQRFLLDNDFSIGAVDGDFGNVSDKATREYQTKNGLRVTGIVDIATYQKALTQGFAVYIAFYGNGVTKFLSYLNFGDNEVKDLQKSLTAIATLNPPLVVDGDFGANSIRGLAEAYKKRDVNFPDDLAQKLSTATKAKLGDDFAPALNNITAYAKRLRERLSGKNWINSFLDRDSIDDLASPFRQKVRAFERALQDAGATISVASVLRPPERAYLMHYAFRISRNEIAAQNVPPMPNVDINWVHYNNAISIQAAKDMVYAYNIAYRPVLTSRHTRGLAIDWEITWNGTLKVKNANGNIVNIGEPCTSYENSALWQVGRSYGVIKLASDRPHWSSDGH, translated from the coding sequence ATGAGTTTTAAAATTGAGGCGTTGCAACTTCCTACCCTGCAAAGAGGTTCTGAAGGACGAAATGTCACCGTTTGGCAAAGATTCCTATTAGATAATGATTTCTCTATTGGTGCGGTAGATGGAGATTTTGGTAATGTTAGCGATAAAGCTACCCGTGAGTATCAAACTAAAAATGGTTTAAGGGTGACGGGAATTGTTGATATTGCTACTTATCAAAAAGCATTAACACAAGGCTTTGCAGTATATATTGCTTTCTATGGCAATGGTGTTACAAAATTTTTAAGTTATCTCAATTTTGGTGATAATGAAGTTAAAGATTTACAAAAAAGTTTAACTGCGATCGCTACTTTAAATCCACCGTTAGTAGTTGACGGTGATTTTGGTGCGAATAGTATTAGGGGATTAGCAGAAGCTTATAAAAAGAGGGATGTTAATTTCCCTGATGATTTAGCTCAAAAACTTTCTACTGCAACAAAAGCTAAACTCGGTGATGATTTTGCGCCAGCTTTAAACAACATCACCGCATACGCTAAAAGGCTAAGAGAACGACTTAGTGGGAAAAATTGGATTAATTCCTTTCTAGATAGAGATTCAATTGATGATTTAGCTTCCCCCTTCCGCCAAAAAGTCCGCGCTTTTGAACGCGCCTTACAAGATGCTGGCGCTACTATCAGCGTCGCATCTGTATTGCGTCCTCCAGAACGGGCTTACTTAATGCACTATGCTTTTAGAATCAGTAGAAATGAAATTGCTGCCCAAAATGTACCACCCATGCCTAATGTAGATATTAATTGGGTACATTACAACAACGCCATTTCTATTCAAGCAGCGAAGGACATGGTATATGCTTATAACATTGCTTATCGTCCCGTGCTAACTTCTCGCCACACTAGAGGTTTAGCAATTGATTGGGAAATTACCTGGAATGGAACTTTAAAAGTTAAAAATGCTAATGGAAATATAGTAAACATTGGTGAACCCTGCACAAGTTACGAAAACTCAGCACTCTGGCAAGTGGGACGCTCTTATGGTGTAATTAAACTAGCAAGCGATCGCCCTCATTGGTCTAGTGATGGGCATTAG
- a CDS encoding molybdenum cofactor guanylyltransferase: MTNNLTAIVLAGGQSSRMRQDKALISVDGVPLLQFVCNIAASCADSVYIVTPWPERYQHLVLPRCQFIQEAATQGPLVGFAQGLAEVKSEWVLLLACDLPKLRVEVLQDWAASLDSVPEDAIAALAHHAKGWEPLCGFYRRRCLPQLLEFINQGGRSFQQWLHNHSVQLLSLPTPEVLFNCNTPEDLVFLQE, from the coding sequence ATGACTAATAACTTAACTGCTATCGTCCTCGCGGGTGGACAAAGTTCCCGGATGAGACAGGATAAAGCTTTGATATCAGTTGATGGTGTGCCGTTGTTGCAATTTGTCTGTAATATTGCGGCAAGTTGTGCTGATAGTGTGTATATTGTCACTCCTTGGCCGGAACGCTATCAGCATTTAGTTTTACCGCGTTGTCAATTCATTCAAGAAGCAGCAACACAAGGCCCTTTAGTTGGCTTTGCTCAAGGGTTAGCAGAGGTAAAATCTGAGTGGGTATTGCTCTTAGCTTGCGATTTACCTAAGTTACGTGTGGAGGTGTTGCAAGATTGGGCGGCTAGTCTTGATAGTGTACCAGAAGATGCAATCGCTGCCTTAGCTCATCACGCCAAAGGCTGGGAACCTTTATGTGGTTTCTATCGCCGTCGCTGTTTACCTCAATTATTAGAGTTTATCAATCAAGGCGGGCGTTCTTTTCAGCAATGGTTACATAACCATTCTGTACAACTGTTATCTTTACCTACGCCGGAAGTATTATTTAATTGTAATACGCCAGAAGATTTGGTTTTTTTGCAAGAATAA
- a CDS encoding thioredoxin domain-containing protein — protein MTNRLAQTKSLYLRKHAENPIDWWPWCDEALATAKAQDKPIFLSIGYSSCHWCTVMEGEAFSDQAIAEYMNANFLPIKVDREERPDIDSIYMQALQMMSGQGGWPLNAFLSPEDLVPFYAGTYFPLEPKYNRPGFLQILQALRNYYDTEKDDLRERKAVIVESLLTSAVLQGDATQAAQEGELLQKGWETNTGVITPNQFGNSFPMIPYAELALRGTRFNFTSRYDGKQVTTQRGLDLALGGIYDHVAGGFHRYTVDPTWTVPHFEKMLYDNGQIVEYLANLWSAGVQEPAFKRAVAGTIAWLQREMTAPEGYFYAAQDADSFTTSEEHEPEEGAFYVWSYAQLEQLLTPAELTELQQQFTVTPKGNFEGKNVLQRRQPGELSATVEAALSKLFVARYGSTADALATFPPAQDNQEAKSVNWPGRIPSVTDTKMIVAWNSLMISGLARAAAVFQESSYLEIAAKAANFILEHQFIDGRFQRLNYQGEATVLAQSEDYALFIKALLDLHAAQPENRLWLEKAITYGGRNAIELQQQFDEFLWSVEVGGYFNTASDASQDLIVRERSYADNATPSANGVAIANLVRLSLLTDDLHYLDLAEAGLKAFKSIMSSAPQACPSLFTALDWYRNSTLIRSTTEQINTLTGQYLPTVAFSVVSNLPDNSVGLVCQGLKCLPSAATVEMLLQQVQQSQNRA, from the coding sequence ATGACTAATCGTCTTGCCCAGACAAAGAGTCTCTATCTCCGTAAACACGCCGAAAATCCTATTGATTGGTGGCCTTGGTGTGATGAAGCTTTGGCTACTGCTAAAGCACAGGATAAACCCATTTTTCTGTCGATTGGTTATTCCAGTTGTCACTGGTGTACTGTGATGGAAGGTGAAGCTTTTTCTGACCAAGCGATCGCTGAGTATATGAATGCTAATTTTTTGCCTATTAAAGTAGATAGGGAAGAAAGACCAGACATCGATAGTATTTATATGCAGGCGTTACAGATGATGAGTGGGCAAGGGGGATGGCCTTTAAATGCTTTCCTTTCACCAGAAGATTTAGTGCCGTTTTACGCTGGTACTTACTTTCCTTTAGAACCAAAATATAATCGTCCAGGGTTTTTGCAAATCCTGCAAGCACTACGCAACTACTACGATACAGAAAAAGATGATTTACGGGAACGCAAAGCAGTAATTGTTGAGTCACTGCTTACCTCTGCGGTGTTGCAAGGGGACGCTACCCAAGCAGCCCAAGAAGGTGAATTGCTACAAAAAGGTTGGGAAACTAATACAGGAGTGATTACTCCCAACCAATTCGGTAATAGTTTTCCCATGATCCCCTACGCCGAATTAGCACTGCGGGGAACCAGATTTAATTTCACATCTCGCTACGATGGCAAACAAGTCACTACGCAACGGGGTTTAGACTTGGCGTTGGGGGGAATTTATGACCATGTAGCTGGGGGATTTCACCGCTACACTGTTGACCCTACTTGGACAGTTCCCCACTTTGAGAAGATGCTTTATGACAATGGACAAATTGTCGAGTATTTAGCTAATTTGTGGAGTGCAGGAGTACAAGAGCCAGCATTCAAAAGGGCTGTGGCTGGAACTATTGCATGGCTGCAACGAGAAATGACTGCACCTGAGGGTTATTTCTACGCGGCTCAAGATGCTGATAGTTTTACGACTTCTGAAGAACATGAACCAGAGGAAGGTGCTTTTTACGTCTGGAGTTACGCCCAATTAGAACAACTTTTAACGCCAGCAGAACTCACCGAATTACAACAGCAGTTTACAGTTACACCAAAGGGTAATTTTGAAGGTAAGAATGTACTGCAACGCCGACAGCCTGGGGAATTGAGCGCAACGGTAGAGGCTGCATTAAGTAAATTGTTTGTTGCTCGTTATGGTAGTACGGCTGATGCACTAGCAACATTTCCACCAGCACAGGATAATCAAGAGGCGAAATCTGTTAACTGGCCAGGACGTATCCCATCAGTGACGGATACGAAGATGATTGTGGCTTGGAATAGTTTGATGATTTCCGGGTTGGCGAGGGCGGCTGCGGTGTTCCAAGAATCATCTTATTTAGAGATTGCAGCGAAGGCAGCGAATTTTATTTTAGAGCATCAGTTTATTGATGGGCGTTTTCAGCGACTCAACTATCAAGGCGAAGCGACGGTGTTAGCTCAATCTGAAGATTATGCTTTATTTATTAAAGCACTGCTAGATTTACACGCGGCGCAACCTGAAAATCGATTGTGGTTAGAAAAAGCGATCACCTACGGTGGGCGGAACGCCATCGAACTTCAACAACAATTCGATGAGTTCCTTTGGTCTGTAGAAGTTGGTGGTTATTTTAATACAGCTAGTGATGCCAGTCAAGATTTAATTGTGCGCGAACGTAGCTATGCCGATAATGCTACACCATCAGCTAACGGTGTGGCGATCGCCAATCTCGTCCGTCTGTCTCTCCTCACTGATGATTTACATTATCTCGATTTAGCCGAGGCTGGGTTGAAGGCTTTCAAAAGTATCATGTCTAGCGCGCCTCAAGCTTGTCCGAGTTTGTTCACTGCTTTAGATTGGTATCGTAACTCGACTTTAATTCGCAGCACAACCGAGCAGATTAATACTTTGACTGGGCAATATTTACCCACTGTTGCATTCTCTGTTGTATCTAACTTACCAGACAATAGTGTGGGGTTAGTTTGTCAAGGTTTGAAGTGTTTACCATCGGCTGCAACTGTGGAAATGTTATTACAGCAGGTGCAGCAAAGTCAAAATAGGGCATAG
- the clpP gene encoding ATP-dependent Clp endopeptidase proteolytic subunit ClpP yields MTIPIVIEQSGRGERAFDIYSRLLRERIIFLGQQVDSNLANLIVAQLLFLDAEDPEKDIYLYINSPGGSVTAGMGIFNTMKQIRPDVCTICTGLAASMGAFLLSAGTKGKRMSLPHSRIMIHQPLGGAQGQATDIEIQAREILYHKRRLNEYLAEHTGQPLDRIAEDTERDFFMSPHEAQEYGLIDQVIDRHAAGSRPVAMVGQ; encoded by the coding sequence ATGACTATTCCTATCGTCATTGAACAATCGGGTCGAGGCGAACGCGCCTTTGATATTTACTCACGGCTGTTACGTGAGCGGATTATCTTTTTAGGTCAACAAGTTGACAGCAATTTGGCTAACTTGATTGTGGCTCAACTACTGTTTTTAGATGCTGAAGACCCAGAGAAAGATATTTATTTGTATATAAATTCTCCTGGTGGTTCTGTGACTGCCGGTATGGGGATTTTTAATACTATGAAACAGATTCGCCCTGATGTTTGTACTATCTGTACAGGATTAGCAGCAAGCATGGGTGCTTTTCTCCTCAGTGCTGGTACTAAAGGCAAGCGGATGAGTTTACCCCATTCGCGGATTATGATTCACCAACCTTTAGGCGGCGCACAAGGTCAAGCAACTGATATTGAAATTCAGGCGCGAGAAATTCTCTACCACAAGCGACGTTTAAATGAGTATTTAGCCGAACACACTGGTCAACCCCTTGACCGCATTGCGGAAGATACTGAGCGTGATTTCTTCATGTCTCCTCATGAAGCCCAAGAATACGGCTTAATTGACCAAGTGATTGACCGTCATGCTGCTGGTAGTCGTCCAGTGGCGATGGTTGGGCAATAG
- a CDS encoding ribonuclease R family protein, with product MEFSIATLLANFTDDKLVARKVLEKKLGCEDEDSLEKLHIALEVLEKIGVLGKERGKYRRISEEGLIEAKLRCSSKGFCFAIQDVEGAEDIYIRESHLSNAWNGDRVLVRVLKEGSRRRSPEGEVKLILERSNHTLLARIKQVEGGFRAVPLDDRLLFELKILANKLKLEEAIDHLAHVEVLRYPLAQYPPLGRVVQILGSDAEAAADIDLVTCKHDLARNFPESILEAAAKLPKRLLKADLKNKLDLRNLFTFTITSINGDTKVVENALSLEKTISGNWQLGFHIADVSHYVQPDEPLDREAIKRGRSVYLGDLVLPMLPDTVADRASLVTGSDRLALSFLITISPQSGEVLEWEIQPSVINVDTSITKQQAQAILQGEVGKKDSPQVVEILQNLATIAQGIKESRLTRGSLQLNLPSNQNPYYDEGILGAVLVNDSPVRSLLAELVLLVNELIATHLSALGVPAIWRVQGTPDSEDVQEMLKLAINLGVELALEPDVEIEPLDYQQLTRAFAESPSEQVLTYLLQDTLKPAAYSTTKTSHFGLALPQYTHFTSPMRRYPDLLMQRVYYQLLEHGRDRRNTRVKERVNLRHSSSHAEINWNVLAPELQQEMQSDLTRVIIQINDREKEVQEAEADLAGLQKAQLMKQRIGQVFQGVITGVQSYGFFVEIEVPAAEAATSTGGPLRVEGLVHVSSLKDDWYEYRARQQALFGRKNRASYRLGDRVSVQVKSVDYYRQQIDLVTVGSDGVPKNLSIGDVNGDIGDIYLPNDLDSDDLDPYADDEE from the coding sequence ATGGAATTTTCAATCGCTACACTCCTTGCCAATTTCACCGATGATAAATTGGTAGCTCGCAAAGTTTTAGAAAAGAAACTCGGTTGCGAGGATGAAGACAGTTTAGAAAAACTCCACATCGCCCTGGAAGTATTAGAGAAAATTGGGGTTTTGGGGAAAGAACGCGGGAAATATCGCCGCATCTCGGAAGAAGGTCTAATCGAGGCCAAGTTGCGTTGTTCGAGTAAAGGCTTTTGTTTCGCTATTCAAGATGTAGAGGGGGCTGAGGATATTTACATCCGGGAAAGTCACCTCAGTAATGCGTGGAATGGCGATCGCGTTTTGGTACGTGTTCTCAAAGAAGGTAGTCGTCGTCGTTCCCCAGAGGGCGAGGTGAAGCTGATTCTGGAACGTTCCAATCACACTCTACTAGCGCGGATTAAGCAAGTGGAAGGTGGTTTCCGTGCTGTTCCCTTGGATGACAGATTGCTGTTTGAGTTAAAAATTCTAGCTAACAAGTTGAAGCTAGAAGAAGCAATTGATCACCTCGCCCACGTCGAAGTCCTGCGTTATCCTTTAGCCCAATATCCGCCTTTAGGTCGCGTAGTGCAGATTTTGGGTAGTGATGCAGAAGCGGCGGCGGATATAGATTTAGTTACATGTAAACATGACTTAGCTCGTAATTTCCCTGAGTCGATATTAGAAGCAGCCGCTAAGTTACCCAAAAGGTTACTCAAGGCAGACCTCAAAAATAAACTAGATTTACGCAATCTGTTTACCTTTACAATTACTAGTATTAATGGCGACACTAAGGTAGTAGAAAATGCCCTCAGTTTAGAAAAAACGATTTCTGGTAATTGGCAATTAGGTTTTCACATTGCTGATGTTTCTCACTATGTCCAACCAGATGAACCCCTAGATAGGGAAGCTATTAAACGGGGTAGGTCGGTATATTTGGGAGATTTAGTATTGCCCATGCTACCAGATACAGTGGCCGATCGCGCTTCACTAGTAACGGGAAGCGATCGCTTGGCACTATCTTTCTTAATTACCATTTCCCCTCAATCCGGGGAAGTTTTAGAATGGGAAATTCAACCCAGTGTAATTAACGTAGACACCAGCATCACCAAGCAACAAGCACAAGCCATTCTGCAAGGTGAAGTTGGCAAAAAAGACTCACCACAGGTAGTAGAAATACTCCAGAACTTAGCCACTATTGCTCAAGGCATCAAAGAATCACGCCTAACCCGTGGTAGCTTGCAGTTAAATCTGCCGTCAAATCAAAACCCCTACTACGACGAAGGCATTTTAGGGGCTGTGTTGGTGAATGATTCTCCAGTGCGATCGCTGCTGGCAGAATTGGTGTTATTAGTGAATGAATTAATAGCAACCCATCTCAGTGCTTTAGGTGTTCCCGCCATTTGGCGAGTTCAAGGTACACCAGACTCAGAAGATGTGCAAGAAATGCTGAAATTGGCAATTAATTTAGGGGTTGAACTGGCACTAGAACCAGATGTAGAAATTGAACCCCTAGATTATCAACAGTTAACTAGGGCATTTGCTGAGTCTCCCTCAGAACAGGTGTTAACTTATCTTCTACAAGATACCCTCAAGCCGGCAGCCTACAGCACCACCAAAACATCTCACTTTGGTTTAGCACTACCACAATACACCCACTTCACTTCGCCCATGCGCCGTTATCCAGATTTGCTGATGCAGAGAGTATATTATCAGCTACTAGAACACGGACGCGATCGCCGCAATACCAGAGTCAAAGAACGGGTGAACCTGCGCCACTCCTCTAGCCACGCCGAAATTAACTGGAATGTTTTAGCGCCAGAGTTGCAGCAGGAAATGCAAAGCGACTTGACTAGGGTGATTATCCAAATCAACGATAGGGAGAAAGAAGTCCAAGAAGCCGAAGCCGATTTAGCTGGGTTGCAAAAAGCCCAATTGATGAAACAGCGTATTGGGCAAGTCTTTCAAGGCGTGATTACTGGTGTGCAGTCCTACGGTTTCTTCGTAGAAATTGAAGTCCCAGCCGCCGAAGCAGCCACGAGTACTGGCGGGCCTTTGCGTGTTGAAGGATTAGTACATGTCAGTTCTCTCAAAGATGACTGGTATGAGTACCGCGCTAGACAACAAGCACTCTTTGGCAGAAAAAATCGTGCTTCTTATAGATTAGGCGATCGCGTTTCCGTACAAGTTAAGAGTGTCGATTACTATCGCCAGCAAATTGATTTAGTCACCGTTGGTAGTGATGGCGTACCCAAAAATCTAAGTATCGGCGATGTCAATGGTGATATTGGTGATATATACCTACCAAATGACCTTGATTCTGACGACTTAGATCCCTATGCTGATGATGAAGAATAA
- a CDS encoding flavin prenyltransferase UbiX, translating into MSQHNKPLIIGVSGASGLIYAVRALKYLLAADYEIELVASKSTYIVWQAEQEIRMPAEPLQQEQFWREQAGVAHSGKLRCHPWNDVGANIASGSFRSLGMIVIPCSMSTVAKLAGGLSSDLLERAADVQLKEGRKLVIVPRETPFSLIHLRNLTTLAETGVRIVPAIPAWYHNPQTIEDLVDFVVARTLDQLDIDCVPLRRWEGGKRNS; encoded by the coding sequence GTGTCACAACATAACAAACCCCTAATTATCGGCGTATCAGGAGCATCTGGACTGATTTACGCCGTTCGCGCCCTGAAATACCTGCTTGCAGCCGACTATGAAATTGAATTAGTCGCTTCTAAATCAACATACATAGTTTGGCAAGCAGAACAGGAAATTCGGATGCCAGCAGAACCACTTCAGCAAGAGCAATTCTGGCGAGAACAAGCCGGAGTTGCTCATTCTGGTAAACTGCGTTGCCATCCTTGGAACGATGTAGGAGCCAATATCGCCAGTGGTTCCTTTCGTAGCTTGGGGATGATTGTGATTCCTTGTAGTATGAGTACAGTAGCCAAGCTAGCAGGTGGCTTAAGTTCTGATTTACTAGAACGGGCGGCTGACGTTCAATTAAAAGAAGGACGTAAACTAGTTATCGTTCCCAGAGAAACCCCATTCAGCCTAATTCACCTGCGAAACTTAACCACCTTAGCGGAAACTGGAGTCCGCATAGTCCCCGCCATCCCGGCTTGGTATCACAACCCGCAAACAATCGAGGACTTAGTTGATTTTGTTGTTGCTCGTACTTTAGATCAACTCGACATTGATTGTGTACCCTTGAGAAGATGGGAAGGAGGGAAGCGTAATTCGTAA
- a CDS encoding shikimate kinase, with translation MSSLLQGVNLYLIGMMGAGKTTVGHILAKQLGYGFVDTDNIIAQAAKKSINEIFAAEGEEGFRQIESDVLAQVCAHTKLTVATGGGIVLRRENWSYLHHGLIVWLDVPVDLLYARLAEDTTRPLLQDPDPQGKLRSLLEARTPLYSQADLRISVKAEETPEQIADKVIQAIPSVLKKQEAGENN, from the coding sequence GTGAGTAGTTTATTGCAGGGAGTTAATCTCTACTTAATCGGGATGATGGGTGCTGGTAAGACTACAGTAGGACATATACTTGCCAAGCAATTGGGTTATGGGTTTGTAGATACGGATAATATTATTGCCCAAGCTGCCAAAAAATCCATCAATGAAATATTTGCCGCAGAAGGGGAAGAAGGATTTCGCCAAATAGAAAGCGATGTGCTGGCGCAGGTTTGCGCCCATACTAAGTTAACTGTAGCCACAGGTGGCGGTATTGTCTTGCGGCGAGAAAACTGGAGTTATCTGCACCACGGTTTAATTGTGTGGCTAGATGTGCCAGTCGATTTACTATACGCACGTTTAGCAGAGGATACCACAAGACCATTGCTGCAAGACCCTGATCCCCAAGGAAAATTGCGATCGCTCCTTGAGGCGCGAACACCTCTTTATTCCCAAGCGGACTTGCGTATCTCAGTCAAAGCCGAAGAAACACCAGAACAAATTGCCGATAAAGTCATACAGGCAATTCCTAGCGTGTTGAAAAAGCAGGAGGCAGGAGAAAATAACTAA